In Methanomassiliicoccales archaeon, one DNA window encodes the following:
- a CDS encoding PQQ-binding-like beta-propeller repeat protein has protein sequence MKFMKFLAVTFLGMLVLASMAVPVTAADSERCAVQIDFGNGQVKWVDVTVTPGMTAFNATQVAVQQLGLTFVAPGGFVSSIGGFSGSWPNEVWSFWTWNSTNERWDMPWVGAADVAANSTSAIAWSYAAWVDTVSFIPPHAPLATPEHRYPWASFRHDAMNTGGQVVYTPNNLTAAWSKDLGNGAIDTAIVAANGFEYVVTGGVLNLTTYGYDTNSSVFCLNATGGQVWRADIGVGYQIGAPLLFGGMVVVPSANGKVYAFSASNGASLWTFDTGSGMTYGVTSSPTVYRNHIIFGTGNGKVFSLYENGTQAWNVTVASGIYTSSPAVRNGTIYIGAENGRLYALASNGTGVIWSVPIGGKVRGSPILLQDQIVVTYVNYTDSSASGGGLAAISYSGEVQWQVSTGVTPASAVLTKRGIASITPTAVKMVGFDGQLLWSLSLGTNFAGAAPTSVNGTIFLVTNEATSRLLAISDMGELYSTKALYPPNYALSAPTVADGKLYVACDNGVVYAFNLNSVAPSVSHSYSANGMIGHFVAQEINGTLFHYNWNFGDGNTSTAPVANHTYAHAGTYNAVLTVTNLAGASVSYPFTVTITAPPTPAPADDTTLIIGIVVVIMVVAALAVLIMRRRK, from the coding sequence ATGAAGTTCATGAAGTTCTTGGCAGTAACGTTCCTCGGCATGCTGGTGCTAGCGAGCATGGCAGTGCCGGTGACAGCAGCGGACAGCGAGAGATGCGCCGTCCAGATCGACTTCGGTAACGGGCAGGTCAAGTGGGTGGACGTCACCGTCACGCCCGGGATGACCGCCTTCAATGCTACCCAAGTGGCCGTCCAGCAGCTGGGGCTGACCTTCGTGGCCCCCGGCGGCTTCGTGAGCAGCATCGGCGGGTTCTCCGGCAGCTGGCCGAACGAGGTCTGGAGCTTCTGGACCTGGAACTCGACCAACGAGCGCTGGGACATGCCCTGGGTGGGCGCGGCCGACGTCGCCGCCAACAGCACCAGCGCCATCGCCTGGAGCTACGCGGCCTGGGTCGACACCGTCAGTTTCATACCCCCGCACGCGCCCCTGGCCACCCCTGAGCACCGTTACCCCTGGGCCAGCTTCCGTCACGATGCCATGAACACCGGCGGTCAGGTTGTCTACACACCCAACAACCTGACTGCCGCTTGGAGCAAGGACCTGGGCAACGGCGCCATCGACACGGCCATCGTGGCGGCCAACGGGTTTGAGTACGTCGTCACCGGCGGCGTGCTCAACCTGACCACTTACGGCTACGACACCAACTCCAGCGTCTTCTGCCTGAACGCCACCGGCGGTCAGGTCTGGAGGGCGGACATCGGCGTGGGCTACCAGATCGGGGCCCCACTCCTTTTTGGTGGCATGGTGGTAGTGCCATCCGCTAACGGCAAGGTGTACGCCTTCAGCGCGAGCAATGGCGCTTCCCTGTGGACCTTCGACACCGGCTCGGGCATGACCTACGGGGTCACTTCGTCACCGACCGTCTACCGGAACCACATCATATTCGGCACCGGCAACGGAAAAGTGTTCTCCCTGTACGAGAACGGCACCCAGGCCTGGAACGTGACCGTCGCGTCCGGCATCTACACCTCTTCCCCGGCCGTGCGCAACGGCACAATCTACATCGGCGCGGAGAACGGCAGACTGTACGCGTTGGCCTCCAACGGCACCGGAGTGATCTGGTCCGTGCCCATCGGCGGCAAGGTCAGGGGCTCGCCCATCCTTCTCCAGGACCAGATCGTGGTCACCTACGTCAACTACACGGACAGCTCCGCCTCCGGCGGAGGACTGGCCGCTATCAGCTATTCCGGAGAAGTGCAATGGCAGGTTTCCACCGGGGTCACCCCGGCCTCGGCCGTGCTGACCAAGAGGGGCATCGCCTCCATCACTCCCACCGCGGTGAAGATGGTCGGATTCGACGGACAGCTGCTCTGGAGCCTCTCCTTGGGCACCAACTTCGCCGGAGCGGCGCCCACCAGCGTGAACGGCACGATATTCCTGGTGACGAACGAAGCTACCAGCAGGCTGTTGGCCATCAGCGACATGGGCGAGCTGTACTCCACCAAGGCCCTGTACCCGCCCAATTACGCTCTAAGCGCGCCCACGGTGGCGGACGGCAAGTTGTACGTCGCCTGCGACAACGGCGTCGTGTACGCCTTCAACCTGAACAGCGTGGCGCCCTCGGTGAGCCACTCCTACTCCGCGAACGGCATGATCGGCCACTTCGTGGCGCAGGAGATCAACGGAACCCTCTTCCACTACAACTGGAACTTCGGGGACGGCAACACCAGCACGGCACCGGTGGCCAACCACACCTATGCGCACGCGGGCACCTACAACGCGGTCCTGACCGTCACCAACCTGGCCGGGGCCTCGGTGAGCTACCCGTTCACCGTGACCATCACCGCCCCGCCGACCCCCGCCCCCGCGGATGACACGACCCTGATAATCGGCATCGTGGTCGTGATCATGGTGGTCGCCGCCTTGGCCGTTTTGATAATGCGCAGGAGGAAGTAG
- a CDS encoding energy-coupling factor transporter transmembrane component T codes for MFSPYQDKDSRIHRLDARPKMVFVLALFLLSILISSIFYLAVLFAFVMCVVVAGKVLKATLSILRYTIFVAIFLFPFSILFGSGSHVLFSIGPVQVKEEAILFAVSMTFRLFLAVSAFAILTFTVHPDQSLRIMSKFGFKSMTGLSIATRMYPTIAADSGNIEDAMKARGVEFDQGNIIQKAKVRAPVMMPLLLNSMDRSMEIAEAMEARGFGAGVRTHYFDTPLSTRDKAMIALFLAAIPFGVAMFILGYGSADYMGGSRFVVQTVDLLVVSIEVLFFAPILIGGPR; via the coding sequence ATGTTCTCCCCCTATCAGGACAAGGACTCGCGCATCCACCGCCTGGATGCCCGTCCGAAGATGGTGTTCGTGCTGGCCCTTTTCCTGCTTTCCATCTTGATATCCAGTATCTTCTACCTCGCGGTCCTCTTCGCCTTCGTGATGTGCGTGGTGGTGGCGGGCAAGGTGCTCAAGGCCACGCTCAGCATACTGCGCTACACCATCTTCGTGGCCATCTTCCTCTTCCCCTTCAGCATCCTGTTCGGGTCGGGAAGCCACGTGCTGTTCAGCATCGGTCCCGTGCAGGTGAAGGAGGAGGCCATCCTCTTCGCGGTCAGCATGACCTTCCGCCTGTTCCTCGCGGTCAGCGCCTTCGCCATCCTGACCTTCACCGTGCATCCGGACCAATCGCTGAGGATCATGTCCAAGTTCGGTTTCAAGTCCATGACCGGTCTCTCGATCGCCACCCGCATGTACCCCACCATCGCCGCCGACTCCGGCAACATCGAGGACGCCATGAAAGCCCGGGGGGTGGAGTTCGACCAGGGCAACATCATTCAGAAGGCCAAGGTCCGGGCGCCAGTGATGATGCCCCTGCTCCTCAACTCCATGGACCGCTCCATGGAGATCGCGGAGGCCATGGAGGCCCGCGGCTTCGGGGCCGGGGTCCGCACCCATTACTTCGACACCCCGCTGAGCACCCGGGACAAGGCCATGATCGCCCTGTTCCTCGCCGCCATTCCTTTCGGGGTAGCGATGTTCATCCTGGGCTACGGGAGCGCGGACTACATGGGAGGCTCGCGCTTCGTCGTGCAGACGGTCGACCTGCTGGTGGTTTCCATCGAGGTCCTGTTCTTCGCCCCCATTCTGATCGGAGGGCCGAGATGA
- a CDS encoding DUF4430 domain-containing protein, producing the protein MKLSSKDVVLVAVAAVVILVIALFGFPNTGSTGETVTTTISIQFFDAPAPIHPGNLTTWALVGGEWHMTSASNGGSTTWVFKNVTSKSSCYEQLLEAGRIAPFHIDSRNESLGIFVTAIAGEFNQEGGGPGWQYYVNGVYANRACSIITIDNGDQVAWKYQTNQIPG; encoded by the coding sequence ATGAAGCTCAGCTCGAAGGACGTCGTGCTGGTGGCCGTGGCGGCCGTGGTCATCCTGGTGATAGCCCTCTTCGGCTTCCCCAACACCGGGAGCACCGGCGAGACCGTCACCACCACCATCAGCATCCAGTTCTTCGACGCCCCCGCGCCCATCCACCCCGGCAACCTCACCACCTGGGCCTTGGTCGGGGGCGAATGGCACATGACGAGCGCGAGCAACGGCGGCAGCACCACCTGGGTGTTCAAGAACGTCACCAGCAAGTCGAGCTGCTACGAACAGCTGCTGGAGGCGGGCAGGATCGCCCCGTTCCACATCGATTCCAGGAACGAATCCCTGGGGATATTCGTGACCGCCATCGCCGGAGAGTTCAACCAGGAGGGCGGGGGCCCCGGTTGGCAGTATTACGTGAACGGCGTGTACGCCAACCGCGCCTGCAGCATAATCACCATCGATAATGGAGATCAGGTGGCCTGGAAATACCAGACGAACCAGATACCGGGTTGA